Proteins found in one Sorghum bicolor cultivar BTx623 chromosome 1, Sorghum_bicolor_NCBIv3, whole genome shotgun sequence genomic segment:
- the LOC8081461 gene encoding protein SIEL isoform X4, translated as MDMIFLQLSSMARDMCTQVRMEAFTALGKMQRVSEGVLLQSLSKKVIKTDSMNVSIINGQKLPPKLKIPCAAGIFSHGIEDEFYQVRTTACKSLGALAKFSNQYAEKALDLLMDMMNDDTEAVRLQTLEALFHMATYGCLTVQEKHMHMFLGLLVDATAVIRDAARKILGLVNMPKLQIFKSAVDGLITSLEKYPEEQDIYGILFSIGKNHGSFSANIAKYLAKEIAMASDGELILDKPRVKALLIVSISAPFSDDKHKKLNIPSIIFSHAIPLLEKFSCALGGEINQDSLLSYLCQKGGMPFWENRSISAEFGESESCNVETVEIGAHIENTAKATKCLDEVLVMQSVKSILEIVEGAWTMRMTCNVCEVRTILRTCKEELRLLAENSSGSIGAFLSFLSEYVDAMLFIVEIWQLIQLDNPYTFGLTSLDILLEKLDMSVRRMEYCYVRLNRVLEVQVLELSLIAHLFRLSKIAVCSKVVLGKLLSVINRLEDLCADGSCELSDFSREIKKAFDTNPTGDNLIGSINNLFQLFRLKPTTDFGMLKVISAVLRVCDNDSENPLQYICGLPVGISFKISLWNVSSHHRLWLRMTIGESMQHTFLDFSCFGGNDEVKSSSMVVPLYATPKACSFVLRVCLVMECPSAGISTHQGGDGGPSDSVVQLSDELDVYFVSAVQR; from the exons ATGGACATGATTTTCCTACAG CTAAGCTCCATGGCTAGGGACATGTGCACACAAGTGAGAATGGAAGCGTTCACTGCCCTTGGTAAAATGCAACGAGTTTCTGAGGGTGTTCTGCTACAGTCACTGTCTAAGAAGGTCATAAAAACTGACAGTATGAATGTTTCTATCATCAATGGCCAAAAATTACCTCCTAAACTAAAAATTCCGTGTGCTGCTGGGATTTTTTCCCATGGAATTGAAGACGAGTTTTACCAG GTGAGAACAACTGCTTGCAAATCATTAGGAGCACTGGCGAAGTTTTCTAATCAGTATGCAGAGAAGGCCTTGGACTTGTTGATGGACATGATGAATGATGATACGGAAGCAGTTAGGCTGCAAACTTTGGAAGCACTATTTCATATGGCAACATATGGATGTTTGACTGTGCAGGAGAAGCACATGCATATG TTTCTTGGGTTGCTGGTTGATGCCACTGCCGTAATTCGAGATGCAGCACGCAAGATCCTTGGGTTAGTCAACATGCCAAAACTTCAAATATTCAAATCTGCAGTTGATGGTCTTATTACAAGTTTGGAGAAATATCCAGAG GAACAGGATATATATGGTATTCTGTTTTCCATTGGTAAGAATCATGGGAGCTTTTCAGCTAACATTGCTAAATATTTGGCCAAAGAG ATCGCTATGGCATCTGATGGAGAGCTTATCTTGGACAAACCAAGGGTCAAAGCGTTGTTAATAGTGTCCATTTCAGCACCTTTTTCTGATGATAAGCACAAGAAGCTGAACATACCTTCAATTATCTTCTCACATGCAATTCCCCTACTGGAGAAGTTTTCGTGTGCGCTAGGAGGAGAGATTAATCAGGATTCACTCTTATCTTACTTGTGTCAGAAAGGTGGAATGCCATTTTGGGAAAATAGATCAATATCTGCAGAGTTTGGAGAATCTGAAAGCTGCAATGTTGAAACAGTGGAAATTGGTGCCCATATAGAAAATACTGCAAAGGCAACCAAGTGTCTAGATGAAGTTCTGGTAATGCAATCCGTGAAATCCATACTAGAAATAGTTGAAGGAGCCTGGACTATGAGAATGACGTGCAATGTTTGTGAAGTCCGTACTATTTTGAG AACATGCAAAGAAGAGCTAAGATTATTGGCAGAAAATTCTTCTGGATCAATTGGTGCATTCTTGAGCTTTCTGAGTGagtatgttgatgcaatgttgTTCATTGTTGAAATATGGCAGTTGATTCAGTTGGACAATCCTTATACTTTTGGCCTAACGTCACTTGATATTTTACTGGAGAAGTTGGATATGTCTGTAAGAAGGATGGAATACTGTTATGTTAGATTAAATAGAGTATTGGAGGTTCAAGTGTTGGAGCTTTCTTTGATAGCTCATTTATTTAGACTGTCAAAGATTGCAGTTTGTTCCAAGGTAGTTCTGGGTAAGTTGCTTTCAGTAATTAATCGCTTAGAGGATCTGTGTGCTGATGGGTCCTGTGAACTGTCTGATTTCAGTAGAGAAATTAAGAAGGCCTTTGATACCAACCCTACTGGTGATAATCTGATTGGCAGCATTAACAATTTGTTTCAGCTCTTCCGTCTAAAACCAACAACAGACTTTGGAATGCTTAAAGTGATAAGTGCAGTGTTGCGAGTCTGTGATAACGATTCTGAAAACCCATTACAATACATTTGTGGATTACCAGTGGGCATCAGCTTTAAAATATCTCTGTGGAACGTATCTAGTCATCATAGATTGTGGCTCCGCATGACTATTGGTGAATCTATGCAACATACCTTCCTAGATTTTTCTTGTTTTGGAGGCAATgatgaggtgaagagcagctctATGGTTGTTCCTCTGTATGCTACTCCAAAGGCATGTTCGTTTGTGCTTAGGGTATGTCTGGTAATGGAATGTCCATCTGCAGGGATAAGCACCCACCAGGGAGGAGATGGAGGACCGAGTGATTCTGTGGTTCAACTCTCTGATGAACTGGATGTTTATTTTGTTAGTGCTGTGCAACGGTGA
- the LOC8081461 gene encoding protein SIEL isoform X5, whose product MARDMCTQVRMEAFTALGKMQRVSEGVLLQSLSKKVIKTDSMNVSIINGQKLPPKLKIPCAAGIFSHGIEDEFYQVRTTACKSLGALAKFSNQYAEKALDLLMDMMNDDTEAVRLQTLEALFHMATYGCLTVQEKHMHMFLGLLVDATAVIRDAARKILGLVNMPKLQIFKSAVDGLITSLEKYPEEQDIYGILFSIGKNHGSFSANIAKYLAKEIAMASDGELILDKPRVKALLIVSISAPFSDDKHKKLNIPSIIFSHAIPLLEKFSCALGGEINQDSLLSYLCQKGGMPFWENRSISAEFGESESCNVETVEIGAHIENTAKATKCLDEVLVMQSVKSILEIVEGAWTMRMTCNVCEVRTILRTCKEELRLLAENSSGSIGAFLSFLSEYVDAMLFIVEIWQLIQLDNPYTFGLTSLDILLEKLDMSVRRMEYCYVRLNRVLEVQVLELSLIAHLFRLSKIAVCSKVVLGKLLSVINRLEDLCADGSCELSDFSREIKKAFDTNPTGDNLIGSINNLFQLFRLKPTTDFGMLKVISAVLRVCDNDSENPLQYICGLPVGISFKISLWNVSSHHRLWLRMTIGESMQHTFLDFSCFGGNDEVKSSSMVVPLYATPKACSFVLRVCLVMECPSAGISTHQGGDGGPSDSVVQLSDELDVYFVSAVQR is encoded by the exons ATGGCTAGGGACATGTGCACACAAGTGAGAATGGAAGCGTTCACTGCCCTTGGTAAAATGCAACGAGTTTCTGAGGGTGTTCTGCTACAGTCACTGTCTAAGAAGGTCATAAAAACTGACAGTATGAATGTTTCTATCATCAATGGCCAAAAATTACCTCCTAAACTAAAAATTCCGTGTGCTGCTGGGATTTTTTCCCATGGAATTGAAGACGAGTTTTACCAG GTGAGAACAACTGCTTGCAAATCATTAGGAGCACTGGCGAAGTTTTCTAATCAGTATGCAGAGAAGGCCTTGGACTTGTTGATGGACATGATGAATGATGATACGGAAGCAGTTAGGCTGCAAACTTTGGAAGCACTATTTCATATGGCAACATATGGATGTTTGACTGTGCAGGAGAAGCACATGCATATG TTTCTTGGGTTGCTGGTTGATGCCACTGCCGTAATTCGAGATGCAGCACGCAAGATCCTTGGGTTAGTCAACATGCCAAAACTTCAAATATTCAAATCTGCAGTTGATGGTCTTATTACAAGTTTGGAGAAATATCCAGAG GAACAGGATATATATGGTATTCTGTTTTCCATTGGTAAGAATCATGGGAGCTTTTCAGCTAACATTGCTAAATATTTGGCCAAAGAG ATCGCTATGGCATCTGATGGAGAGCTTATCTTGGACAAACCAAGGGTCAAAGCGTTGTTAATAGTGTCCATTTCAGCACCTTTTTCTGATGATAAGCACAAGAAGCTGAACATACCTTCAATTATCTTCTCACATGCAATTCCCCTACTGGAGAAGTTTTCGTGTGCGCTAGGAGGAGAGATTAATCAGGATTCACTCTTATCTTACTTGTGTCAGAAAGGTGGAATGCCATTTTGGGAAAATAGATCAATATCTGCAGAGTTTGGAGAATCTGAAAGCTGCAATGTTGAAACAGTGGAAATTGGTGCCCATATAGAAAATACTGCAAAGGCAACCAAGTGTCTAGATGAAGTTCTGGTAATGCAATCCGTGAAATCCATACTAGAAATAGTTGAAGGAGCCTGGACTATGAGAATGACGTGCAATGTTTGTGAAGTCCGTACTATTTTGAG AACATGCAAAGAAGAGCTAAGATTATTGGCAGAAAATTCTTCTGGATCAATTGGTGCATTCTTGAGCTTTCTGAGTGagtatgttgatgcaatgttgTTCATTGTTGAAATATGGCAGTTGATTCAGTTGGACAATCCTTATACTTTTGGCCTAACGTCACTTGATATTTTACTGGAGAAGTTGGATATGTCTGTAAGAAGGATGGAATACTGTTATGTTAGATTAAATAGAGTATTGGAGGTTCAAGTGTTGGAGCTTTCTTTGATAGCTCATTTATTTAGACTGTCAAAGATTGCAGTTTGTTCCAAGGTAGTTCTGGGTAAGTTGCTTTCAGTAATTAATCGCTTAGAGGATCTGTGTGCTGATGGGTCCTGTGAACTGTCTGATTTCAGTAGAGAAATTAAGAAGGCCTTTGATACCAACCCTACTGGTGATAATCTGATTGGCAGCATTAACAATTTGTTTCAGCTCTTCCGTCTAAAACCAACAACAGACTTTGGAATGCTTAAAGTGATAAGTGCAGTGTTGCGAGTCTGTGATAACGATTCTGAAAACCCATTACAATACATTTGTGGATTACCAGTGGGCATCAGCTTTAAAATATCTCTGTGGAACGTATCTAGTCATCATAGATTGTGGCTCCGCATGACTATTGGTGAATCTATGCAACATACCTTCCTAGATTTTTCTTGTTTTGGAGGCAATgatgaggtgaagagcagctctATGGTTGTTCCTCTGTATGCTACTCCAAAGGCATGTTCGTTTGTGCTTAGGGTATGTCTGGTAATGGAATGTCCATCTGCAGGGATAAGCACCCACCAGGGAGGAGATGGAGGACCGAGTGATTCTGTGGTTCAACTCTCTGATGAACTGGATGTTTATTTTGTTAGTGCTGTGCAACGGTGA
- the LOC8081461 gene encoding protein SIEL isoform X3: MRGGAHEGRRQRRQVGACARNFSARLNFDANGYGDLMDMIFLQLSSMARDMCTQVRMEAFTALGKMQRVSEGVLLQSLSKKVIKTDSMNVSIINGQKLPPKLKIPCAAGIFSHGIEDEFYQVRTTACKSLGALAKFSNQYAEKALDLLMDMMNDDTEAVRLQTLEALFHMATYGCLTVQEKHMHMFLGLLVDATAVIRDAARKILGLVNMPKLQIFKSAVDGLITSLEKYPEEQDIYGILFSIGKNHGSFSANIAKYLAKEIAMASDGELILDKPRVKALLIVSISAPFSDDKHKKLNIPSIIFSHAIPLLEKFSCALGGEINQDSLLSYLCQKGGMPFWENRSISAEFGESESCNVETVEIGAHIENTAKATKCLDEVLVMQSVKSILEIVEGAWTMRMTCNVCEVRTILRTCKEELRLLAENSSGSIGAFLSFLSEYVDAMLFIVEIWQLIQLDNPYTFGLTSLDILLEKLDMSVRRMEYCYVRLNRVLEVQVLELSLIAHLFRLSKIAVCSKVVLGKLLSVINRLEDLCADGSCELSDFSREIKKAFDTNPTGDNLIGSINNLFQLFRLKPTTDFGMLKVISAVLRVCDNDSENPLQYICGLPVGISFKISLWNVSSHHRLWLRMTIGESMQHTFLDFSCFGGNDEVKSSSMVVPLYATPKACSFVLRVCLVMECPSAGISTHQGGDGGPSDSVVQLSDELDVYFVSAVQR; this comes from the exons ATGCGCGGTGGAGCTCATGAGGGACGACGACAACGGCGTCAG GTAGGTGCGTGTGCTCGAAATTTTTCAGCGAGATTGAATTTCGATGCCAATGGCTATGGTGACCTGATGGACATGATTTTCCTACAG CTAAGCTCCATGGCTAGGGACATGTGCACACAAGTGAGAATGGAAGCGTTCACTGCCCTTGGTAAAATGCAACGAGTTTCTGAGGGTGTTCTGCTACAGTCACTGTCTAAGAAGGTCATAAAAACTGACAGTATGAATGTTTCTATCATCAATGGCCAAAAATTACCTCCTAAACTAAAAATTCCGTGTGCTGCTGGGATTTTTTCCCATGGAATTGAAGACGAGTTTTACCAG GTGAGAACAACTGCTTGCAAATCATTAGGAGCACTGGCGAAGTTTTCTAATCAGTATGCAGAGAAGGCCTTGGACTTGTTGATGGACATGATGAATGATGATACGGAAGCAGTTAGGCTGCAAACTTTGGAAGCACTATTTCATATGGCAACATATGGATGTTTGACTGTGCAGGAGAAGCACATGCATATG TTTCTTGGGTTGCTGGTTGATGCCACTGCCGTAATTCGAGATGCAGCACGCAAGATCCTTGGGTTAGTCAACATGCCAAAACTTCAAATATTCAAATCTGCAGTTGATGGTCTTATTACAAGTTTGGAGAAATATCCAGAG GAACAGGATATATATGGTATTCTGTTTTCCATTGGTAAGAATCATGGGAGCTTTTCAGCTAACATTGCTAAATATTTGGCCAAAGAG ATCGCTATGGCATCTGATGGAGAGCTTATCTTGGACAAACCAAGGGTCAAAGCGTTGTTAATAGTGTCCATTTCAGCACCTTTTTCTGATGATAAGCACAAGAAGCTGAACATACCTTCAATTATCTTCTCACATGCAATTCCCCTACTGGAGAAGTTTTCGTGTGCGCTAGGAGGAGAGATTAATCAGGATTCACTCTTATCTTACTTGTGTCAGAAAGGTGGAATGCCATTTTGGGAAAATAGATCAATATCTGCAGAGTTTGGAGAATCTGAAAGCTGCAATGTTGAAACAGTGGAAATTGGTGCCCATATAGAAAATACTGCAAAGGCAACCAAGTGTCTAGATGAAGTTCTGGTAATGCAATCCGTGAAATCCATACTAGAAATAGTTGAAGGAGCCTGGACTATGAGAATGACGTGCAATGTTTGTGAAGTCCGTACTATTTTGAG AACATGCAAAGAAGAGCTAAGATTATTGGCAGAAAATTCTTCTGGATCAATTGGTGCATTCTTGAGCTTTCTGAGTGagtatgttgatgcaatgttgTTCATTGTTGAAATATGGCAGTTGATTCAGTTGGACAATCCTTATACTTTTGGCCTAACGTCACTTGATATTTTACTGGAGAAGTTGGATATGTCTGTAAGAAGGATGGAATACTGTTATGTTAGATTAAATAGAGTATTGGAGGTTCAAGTGTTGGAGCTTTCTTTGATAGCTCATTTATTTAGACTGTCAAAGATTGCAGTTTGTTCCAAGGTAGTTCTGGGTAAGTTGCTTTCAGTAATTAATCGCTTAGAGGATCTGTGTGCTGATGGGTCCTGTGAACTGTCTGATTTCAGTAGAGAAATTAAGAAGGCCTTTGATACCAACCCTACTGGTGATAATCTGATTGGCAGCATTAACAATTTGTTTCAGCTCTTCCGTCTAAAACCAACAACAGACTTTGGAATGCTTAAAGTGATAAGTGCAGTGTTGCGAGTCTGTGATAACGATTCTGAAAACCCATTACAATACATTTGTGGATTACCAGTGGGCATCAGCTTTAAAATATCTCTGTGGAACGTATCTAGTCATCATAGATTGTGGCTCCGCATGACTATTGGTGAATCTATGCAACATACCTTCCTAGATTTTTCTTGTTTTGGAGGCAATgatgaggtgaagagcagctctATGGTTGTTCCTCTGTATGCTACTCCAAAGGCATGTTCGTTTGTGCTTAGGGTATGTCTGGTAATGGAATGTCCATCTGCAGGGATAAGCACCCACCAGGGAGGAGATGGAGGACCGAGTGATTCTGTGGTTCAACTCTCTGATGAACTGGATGTTTATTTTGTTAGTGCTGTGCAACGGTGA
- the LOC8081461 gene encoding protein SIEL isoform X2: protein MRGGAHEGRRQRRQVSRRAIGACARNFSARLNFDANGYGDLMDMIFLQLSSMARDMCTQVRMEAFTALGKMQRVSEGVLLQSLSKKVIKTDSMNVSIINGQKLPPKLKIPCAAGIFSHGIEDEFYQVRTTACKSLGALAKFSNQYAEKALDLLMDMMNDDTEAVRLQTLEALFHMATYGCLTVQEKHMHMFLGLLVDATAVIRDAARKILGLVNMPKLQIFKSAVDGLITSLEKYPEEQDIYGILFSIGKNHGSFSANIAKYLAKEIAMASDGELILDKPRVKALLIVSISAPFSDDKHKKLNIPSIIFSHAIPLLEKFSCALGGEINQDSLLSYLCQKGGMPFWENRSISAEFGESESCNVETVEIGAHIENTAKATKCLDEVLVMQSVKSILEIVEGAWTMRMTCNVCEVRTILRTCKEELRLLAENSSGSIGAFLSFLSEYVDAMLFIVEIWQLIQLDNPYTFGLTSLDILLEKLDMSVRRMEYCYVRLNRVLEVQVLELSLIAHLFRLSKIAVCSKVVLGKLLSVINRLEDLCADGSCELSDFSREIKKAFDTNPTGDNLIGSINNLFQLFRLKPTTDFGMLKVISAVLRVCDNDSENPLQYICGLPVGISFKISLWNVSSHHRLWLRMTIGESMQHTFLDFSCFGGNDEVKSSSMVVPLYATPKACSFVLRVCLVMECPSAGISTHQGGDGGPSDSVVQLSDELDVYFVSAVQR from the exons ATGCGCGGTGGAGCTCATGAGGGACGACGACAACGGCGTCAGGTTAGCCGTCGTGCGATTG GTGCGTGTGCTCGAAATTTTTCAGCGAGATTGAATTTCGATGCCAATGGCTATGGTGACCTGATGGACATGATTTTCCTACAG CTAAGCTCCATGGCTAGGGACATGTGCACACAAGTGAGAATGGAAGCGTTCACTGCCCTTGGTAAAATGCAACGAGTTTCTGAGGGTGTTCTGCTACAGTCACTGTCTAAGAAGGTCATAAAAACTGACAGTATGAATGTTTCTATCATCAATGGCCAAAAATTACCTCCTAAACTAAAAATTCCGTGTGCTGCTGGGATTTTTTCCCATGGAATTGAAGACGAGTTTTACCAG GTGAGAACAACTGCTTGCAAATCATTAGGAGCACTGGCGAAGTTTTCTAATCAGTATGCAGAGAAGGCCTTGGACTTGTTGATGGACATGATGAATGATGATACGGAAGCAGTTAGGCTGCAAACTTTGGAAGCACTATTTCATATGGCAACATATGGATGTTTGACTGTGCAGGAGAAGCACATGCATATG TTTCTTGGGTTGCTGGTTGATGCCACTGCCGTAATTCGAGATGCAGCACGCAAGATCCTTGGGTTAGTCAACATGCCAAAACTTCAAATATTCAAATCTGCAGTTGATGGTCTTATTACAAGTTTGGAGAAATATCCAGAG GAACAGGATATATATGGTATTCTGTTTTCCATTGGTAAGAATCATGGGAGCTTTTCAGCTAACATTGCTAAATATTTGGCCAAAGAG ATCGCTATGGCATCTGATGGAGAGCTTATCTTGGACAAACCAAGGGTCAAAGCGTTGTTAATAGTGTCCATTTCAGCACCTTTTTCTGATGATAAGCACAAGAAGCTGAACATACCTTCAATTATCTTCTCACATGCAATTCCCCTACTGGAGAAGTTTTCGTGTGCGCTAGGAGGAGAGATTAATCAGGATTCACTCTTATCTTACTTGTGTCAGAAAGGTGGAATGCCATTTTGGGAAAATAGATCAATATCTGCAGAGTTTGGAGAATCTGAAAGCTGCAATGTTGAAACAGTGGAAATTGGTGCCCATATAGAAAATACTGCAAAGGCAACCAAGTGTCTAGATGAAGTTCTGGTAATGCAATCCGTGAAATCCATACTAGAAATAGTTGAAGGAGCCTGGACTATGAGAATGACGTGCAATGTTTGTGAAGTCCGTACTATTTTGAG AACATGCAAAGAAGAGCTAAGATTATTGGCAGAAAATTCTTCTGGATCAATTGGTGCATTCTTGAGCTTTCTGAGTGagtatgttgatgcaatgttgTTCATTGTTGAAATATGGCAGTTGATTCAGTTGGACAATCCTTATACTTTTGGCCTAACGTCACTTGATATTTTACTGGAGAAGTTGGATATGTCTGTAAGAAGGATGGAATACTGTTATGTTAGATTAAATAGAGTATTGGAGGTTCAAGTGTTGGAGCTTTCTTTGATAGCTCATTTATTTAGACTGTCAAAGATTGCAGTTTGTTCCAAGGTAGTTCTGGGTAAGTTGCTTTCAGTAATTAATCGCTTAGAGGATCTGTGTGCTGATGGGTCCTGTGAACTGTCTGATTTCAGTAGAGAAATTAAGAAGGCCTTTGATACCAACCCTACTGGTGATAATCTGATTGGCAGCATTAACAATTTGTTTCAGCTCTTCCGTCTAAAACCAACAACAGACTTTGGAATGCTTAAAGTGATAAGTGCAGTGTTGCGAGTCTGTGATAACGATTCTGAAAACCCATTACAATACATTTGTGGATTACCAGTGGGCATCAGCTTTAAAATATCTCTGTGGAACGTATCTAGTCATCATAGATTGTGGCTCCGCATGACTATTGGTGAATCTATGCAACATACCTTCCTAGATTTTTCTTGTTTTGGAGGCAATgatgaggtgaagagcagctctATGGTTGTTCCTCTGTATGCTACTCCAAAGGCATGTTCGTTTGTGCTTAGGGTATGTCTGGTAATGGAATGTCCATCTGCAGGGATAAGCACCCACCAGGGAGGAGATGGAGGACCGAGTGATTCTGTGGTTCAACTCTCTGATGAACTGGATGTTTATTTTGTTAGTGCTGTGCAACGGTGA
- the LOC8081461 gene encoding protein SIEL isoform X1 has translation MGDPHLLSSAHPNAAASASARKHPGPIDERLAASDPSPSSAKRPRVAAEPPASGGCVPNVEADVRALVSMAGGIYPLARAEALRGLTAVLENVDPSSRASVGITECCYKCAVELMRDDDNGVRLAVVRLVGACARNFSARLNFDANGYGDLMDMIFLQLSSMARDMCTQVRMEAFTALGKMQRVSEGVLLQSLSKKVIKTDSMNVSIINGQKLPPKLKIPCAAGIFSHGIEDEFYQVRTTACKSLGALAKFSNQYAEKALDLLMDMMNDDTEAVRLQTLEALFHMATYGCLTVQEKHMHMFLGLLVDATAVIRDAARKILGLVNMPKLQIFKSAVDGLITSLEKYPEEQDIYGILFSIGKNHGSFSANIAKYLAKEIAMASDGELILDKPRVKALLIVSISAPFSDDKHKKLNIPSIIFSHAIPLLEKFSCALGGEINQDSLLSYLCQKGGMPFWENRSISAEFGESESCNVETVEIGAHIENTAKATKCLDEVLVMQSVKSILEIVEGAWTMRMTCNVCEVRTILRTCKEELRLLAENSSGSIGAFLSFLSEYVDAMLFIVEIWQLIQLDNPYTFGLTSLDILLEKLDMSVRRMEYCYVRLNRVLEVQVLELSLIAHLFRLSKIAVCSKVVLGKLLSVINRLEDLCADGSCELSDFSREIKKAFDTNPTGDNLIGSINNLFQLFRLKPTTDFGMLKVISAVLRVCDNDSENPLQYICGLPVGISFKISLWNVSSHHRLWLRMTIGESMQHTFLDFSCFGGNDEVKSSSMVVPLYATPKACSFVLRVCLVMECPSAGISTHQGGDGGPSDSVVQLSDELDVYFVSAVQR, from the exons GTCCTCCGCCAAGCGTCCTAGGGTTGCGGCGGAGCCGCCCGCTTCCGGCGGCTGCGTTCCGAATGTCGAGGCGGATGTACGAGCTCTTGTATCGATGGCCGGAGGAATTTACCCGCTGGCGCGGGCAGAGGCGCTCCGTGGACTCACCGCGGTCCTCGAGAATGTCGACCCCAGCAGCCGTGCCAGCGTAGGGATCACGGAGTGCTGCTACAAATGCGCGGTGGAGCTCATGAGGGACGACGACAACGGCGTCAGGTTAGCCGTCGTGCGATTG GTAGGTGCGTGTGCTCGAAATTTTTCAGCGAGATTGAATTTCGATGCCAATGGCTATGGTGACCTGATGGACATGATTTTCCTACAG CTAAGCTCCATGGCTAGGGACATGTGCACACAAGTGAGAATGGAAGCGTTCACTGCCCTTGGTAAAATGCAACGAGTTTCTGAGGGTGTTCTGCTACAGTCACTGTCTAAGAAGGTCATAAAAACTGACAGTATGAATGTTTCTATCATCAATGGCCAAAAATTACCTCCTAAACTAAAAATTCCGTGTGCTGCTGGGATTTTTTCCCATGGAATTGAAGACGAGTTTTACCAG GTGAGAACAACTGCTTGCAAATCATTAGGAGCACTGGCGAAGTTTTCTAATCAGTATGCAGAGAAGGCCTTGGACTTGTTGATGGACATGATGAATGATGATACGGAAGCAGTTAGGCTGCAAACTTTGGAAGCACTATTTCATATGGCAACATATGGATGTTTGACTGTGCAGGAGAAGCACATGCATATG TTTCTTGGGTTGCTGGTTGATGCCACTGCCGTAATTCGAGATGCAGCACGCAAGATCCTTGGGTTAGTCAACATGCCAAAACTTCAAATATTCAAATCTGCAGTTGATGGTCTTATTACAAGTTTGGAGAAATATCCAGAG GAACAGGATATATATGGTATTCTGTTTTCCATTGGTAAGAATCATGGGAGCTTTTCAGCTAACATTGCTAAATATTTGGCCAAAGAG ATCGCTATGGCATCTGATGGAGAGCTTATCTTGGACAAACCAAGGGTCAAAGCGTTGTTAATAGTGTCCATTTCAGCACCTTTTTCTGATGATAAGCACAAGAAGCTGAACATACCTTCAATTATCTTCTCACATGCAATTCCCCTACTGGAGAAGTTTTCGTGTGCGCTAGGAGGAGAGATTAATCAGGATTCACTCTTATCTTACTTGTGTCAGAAAGGTGGAATGCCATTTTGGGAAAATAGATCAATATCTGCAGAGTTTGGAGAATCTGAAAGCTGCAATGTTGAAACAGTGGAAATTGGTGCCCATATAGAAAATACTGCAAAGGCAACCAAGTGTCTAGATGAAGTTCTGGTAATGCAATCCGTGAAATCCATACTAGAAATAGTTGAAGGAGCCTGGACTATGAGAATGACGTGCAATGTTTGTGAAGTCCGTACTATTTTGAG AACATGCAAAGAAGAGCTAAGATTATTGGCAGAAAATTCTTCTGGATCAATTGGTGCATTCTTGAGCTTTCTGAGTGagtatgttgatgcaatgttgTTCATTGTTGAAATATGGCAGTTGATTCAGTTGGACAATCCTTATACTTTTGGCCTAACGTCACTTGATATTTTACTGGAGAAGTTGGATATGTCTGTAAGAAGGATGGAATACTGTTATGTTAGATTAAATAGAGTATTGGAGGTTCAAGTGTTGGAGCTTTCTTTGATAGCTCATTTATTTAGACTGTCAAAGATTGCAGTTTGTTCCAAGGTAGTTCTGGGTAAGTTGCTTTCAGTAATTAATCGCTTAGAGGATCTGTGTGCTGATGGGTCCTGTGAACTGTCTGATTTCAGTAGAGAAATTAAGAAGGCCTTTGATACCAACCCTACTGGTGATAATCTGATTGGCAGCATTAACAATTTGTTTCAGCTCTTCCGTCTAAAACCAACAACAGACTTTGGAATGCTTAAAGTGATAAGTGCAGTGTTGCGAGTCTGTGATAACGATTCTGAAAACCCATTACAATACATTTGTGGATTACCAGTGGGCATCAGCTTTAAAATATCTCTGTGGAACGTATCTAGTCATCATAGATTGTGGCTCCGCATGACTATTGGTGAATCTATGCAACATACCTTCCTAGATTTTTCTTGTTTTGGAGGCAATgatgaggtgaagagcagctctATGGTTGTTCCTCTGTATGCTACTCCAAAGGCATGTTCGTTTGTGCTTAGGGTATGTCTGGTAATGGAATGTCCATCTGCAGGGATAAGCACCCACCAGGGAGGAGATGGAGGACCGAGTGATTCTGTGGTTCAACTCTCTGATGAACTGGATGTTTATTTTGTTAGTGCTGTGCAACGGTGA